A window of Actinomycetota bacterium genomic DNA:
AGGCGGCCGTGGCCGCAGGCGTCGAGATCGTGACCGGGGACACCAAGGTGGTCAACAAGGGGGCGGGCGACGGGGTGTACATCAACACCGCGGGCGTCGGCCTGATCCCCGAGGGCGTACGCCTCGACCCGTCGCTGGTCCAGCCCGGGGACAAGGTCCTGGTGTCGGGCAAGATCGGCGACCACGGGGTGGCCGTTCTCATCGCCCGTGGCGACCTGGCCCTGGAGGCCGACATCCCCTCGGACACCGCTCCCCTCAACGGCCTGGTCGAGACCCTGCTGGCGGCTGCGCCCAACACCCGGTTCCTGCGCGACCCGACCCGGGGGGGCGTGGCCACCGTCTGCAACGAGCTGGCCCGGGCCGCCGAGGTGTCGGTCGTGCTCCAGGAGTCGGCCATCCCCGTGCGCAACATCGTCAACGGGGCGTGCGAGATCCTGGGCATCGACCCCCTCTACGTGGCCAACGAAGGCCGCCTGGTGGCCGTCGTGCCGCCCGGGGAGGCCGACGCCGCGCTGGCCGCCATGCGCGCCCACCCGGTGGGGGCCGACGCCGCGGTCATCGGCGAGATCCGCGACGACCCGCCCGGCATCGTGATCCTCAACACCCACTTCGGGGGCAACCGCATCGTGGACATGCTGGTGGGCGACCCCCTGCCCCGCATCTGCTGACGTCCCGCCGGTTCCGCGTCACCGGCACCGTCCAAGGCGTCGGGTTCCGCCCCTTCGTCTACCGCCTGGCCATCGAGCTCGGCCTTGTCGGCGAGGTCTCCAACGACAGCCTGGGCGTACTGATCGAGGCCTCCGGGCCGCCCGAGGCCCTCGACGCGCTGGCCCGGCGGATCGTGGCCGAGGCTCCCCCGCTGGCCCTCGTCGAGTCACTGGAAGCCACTGACGTCGCCGGTGTGGGCACCGGGCCCGGGTTCCGCATCGTCGACAGCCGGTCCGGGGGGGCACCCGCGGTGGCCGTGCCCGCCGACGTGGCGACGTGCGACGACTGCCTGGCCGAGATGGCCGACCCGGCCGACCGCCGCTACCGCTACCCGTTCGTCAACTGCACGAACTGCGGGCCCCGCTACACGATCATCGAGTCCATCCCCTACGACCGGGCGGCGACCACCATGGCGCCCTTCGCCATGTGCGCCGACTGCCGCCGGGAGTACGAGGACCCGGCCGACCGGCGGTTCCACGCCGAACCGGTGGCCTGCCCGGCGTGCGGGCCCCACCTCTCCTACGGCGACCTCCACGGCGACCAGGCCCTGGCCGGGGCGGCCGCCGACCTGGTCGCGGGCCGGGTGCTGGCCGTGAAGGGACTGGGCGGCTACCACCTGGCGTGCGACGCCACCAGCGAGCGGGCCGTGGCCGACCTGCGCACGCGCAAGGCCCGCGACGACAAGCCCTTCGCCGTCATGGTCCCCGACCTGGAGGCCGCCCGCGCCCTGTGCCAGCTATCGCCGGCAGCCGCGCAAACCTTGGCTTCGGTGAGGCGCCCGATCGTGCTCGCCCCCCGGCGCCCGGGTGCGGCCGTGGCCGCCGGGGTGGCACCCGGCCTACCCGAGCTGGGCCTGATGCTGCCCTACACGCCCCTGCACCACCTGCTGCTGGCCCAGGTGGGGCGGCCCCTGGTCATGACCAGCGGCAACCTGTCCGACGAGCCCATCGCCCACGAGGATCCCGACGCTCGCGAGCGCCTCGGTCCGCTGGTCGACGGGGCCCTCACCCACGACCGGGCCATCCACATCCGCTGCGACGACTCGGTCGTACGAGACGTGCCCATGGGTCCCGAGGGCCCCGCTGGTGAGCCCGAGGGCTTCGTGCAGATGGTCCGGCGCTCGAGGGGCTACGCCCCCGAGCCCGTACGCCTGCGCCAGGCCACGTCCCGCCACGTCCTGGCCGTGGGGGCGGAGCTGAAGAACACGGTAGCCGTGGCCAAGGGCGACAACGTGGTGGCCAGCCATCACATCGGCGACCTCGAGCACCTGGCCGCCTACCGGTCGTTCCTCCAGGCCGTCGGCCACCTGTGCCACCTGACGGGCGTGACCCCCGAGGTCGTGGCCCACGACCTGCACCCCGAATACCTCTCGACCAAGTTCGCCACCGACCTCGACGACGTGGCCCTGCTGGGGGTGCAGCACCACCACGCCCACATCGCCGCCTGCCTGGCCGAGCACGGCCGTGCCCCGGGGGAGCCCGTGCTCGGGGTGGCCTTCGACGGGCTGGGCATGGGCACCGACGGCACCATCTGGGGCGGCGAGCTCCTGGTGGCCGACCTGCGGGGTTTCCAGCGGGTGGGCCACCTCGAGCCGGTGCCCCTGGTGAGCGGCAACCTGGCGGTGCGCGAGCCGTGGCGCATGGCCACCGTGTGGGCCGACCACGCCCTGGGTCGCGACGAGGCCGAGCGGTTCGGCCGGGCCGTCGACGACCGCTGGCGGGCCGTCCTGGCCCTGGCCGAGAAACCCGACGCCTTGCTCACGACCAGCGCGGGCCGGCTGTTCGACGCGGTGGCCGCCCTGCTGGGCCTCCACCCCCGGGTGACCTACGAGGCCCAGGCGGCCATCGCCCTCGAAGCGCTGGCCACGACGGTGCCCGTGGCCGAGGCACCGGCGGGTTGGCCGGTCGAGGTGCACGACGGCGACCTGGTGCGCATCGACCCCTCCCCCCTGCTGGCCCGGGTCGTGGCCGAGCGCGACCGGGGGACGGCGCTCCCGCTCATCGCCGCCGGCTTCCACCGGGCCCTGGGGGAAGCGGTGGTGGCCGCCTGTACCCGGCTGAGCAGGGCCCACGGGCTGGGCACCGTCGCCCTGTCGGGCGGCGTGTTCCAGAACGCCCGCCTGACCGCCGTCGTGGCCGGCGGGCTCACCGAAGCCGGGCTCACCCCCCTCGTCCATCGCCGCCTGCCCCCCAACGACGGCGGCGTCAGCGTGGGCCAGGCCGCCATCGCCGCCGCCTCGACCTGAAGCCCCCTGGCCTGGTCAGGTCAGGGCCGGCCGTGGACCTCGGTGACCGCTCCGTCGGCGCCGGTCACCCGCAGGACGGGGCCGGCGGGGGTGGCGGCCGAGGCGAACGTCAAGCCCAGCACCTCGCAGCGCAGTGGCCCGGTGACCAGGGAGGCGCCCTCGAGGACGAACATCTCGGCAACGCACGTGGCCGGGTCGACGACCAGGACCTCATCCACGCCCATCTCGGCGTAGAAGCCGAACTTGTCGTAGGTCTCGTCGCCAGGTGAGCGGACCTCGACCACCAGCTCGGCCCGGCCCTCGATCCCCCGCTCGGTGGCGTGCTCGCGCCGGTAGGCGGCCAAGTCGGGGATGCGGTGGTCGGGGCGGCCCACCCCGGGCCGGTAGAGCTCGGTCCCGTGGGAGAAAGTCAGGCCCCGGCCCTCGGCCGCCGGGCCCAGCACTGCCGCCAGCCTGGTCGTGAACCGCTGGTGGGGCCCGCTCGGTGCCGGCACCATATGGAGCACCCCGTCCCACATCTCGTCCCAGCGGTCGGCGCCTGTGCGCCGCCGCTCTTCTAGGAGGTCAGGTGGGACCATGACCATCACTGCTCTCACCTACATGAGAATACACGAAAGCAGACGCACCGGGCGGGCCAATGGCACCGCCCGGTGCGCCGGAACCGCAGGCCGGGGCTAGCCCCAGCCCCCGCCGCCGGCCGACTCGGTGCCGACGAGGCGTACCACCAGCTTGACCTCGGGCTTGATCTGCAGGTTGATCACCGGGACCTTGAACGGCTGGACCCCGAAGTCGCGGATGTCGAAGGTGTGCTCGGCCTCGACCTGCAGGCGGCCGCCGTTGAGCGACGCCTGGACCTCCTCGACGAAGTCCTGGCTCACTCCGTGGAAGGTGAAGGCCCCGGCTACCTTGAAGCTGTCGGGGCCGCCCTCCACGCTGCGCAGCTCGTAGCGCACGTTGGGGTACTTCTTGGCGTCGATCTGCTTGCGCAGCGCCATGTCCTCGAGCTTCTTGCCCGTGCCGAGTTGGTCGACGTCGGCCTCGATCCAGGCGGATGCGCCAGGGCCCGGAGCCAGCTTGCCGTCGACCACGTCGACATTGGCCTCACCGCGGAGATTTCTGATCTCCCCGTGGATCGGATGCACGCTCGAATCGGCATTCAGCTCCACGACGCTTTCGGACGTCCACGTGAACTTGGCCACTCGTCGATCACCCCCTATTAGGCGGCACTCTGCCGCGGGATGGTGATCTTATAAGGCGCGAAAGCGGGGCCGGCCTCAGCCCCCGCTGAGGGGGTACCAGGAGCGCTTGAACGACGAGCCCTGGTGGGGCCTCCCATAGTGGCGCTTGAGCTGCTGGTAGACGAGGGCATCGCCCTGCCAGATCGGGTGCGAGGGCAAGTCGGCGTCGGTGTCCGACGGGGCCGGCCCCAGCTTGCTCTCGATCTTGCGGACGGCGTCGTCGGGCGACGCCGCGTCGGGCACCTCGGCGTGGAGCAGGTCGTAGGACGGGGCCAGCGCGGCGAACAGCTCGGCGGCCGCCATCTGCTCGAGCTCCTGGCGGCTGGGGCCGTCCTCGCTGAGGCTCAGGACCCAGTCCTTGTCCTCGGCCATCGGTCCTCCCGAGCTCCGGGGAGCCCGCGCCCGCGCCTCTTTGGGGGCTTTGGGGGCCTTCTCCTTCTTGCGCCGCTTGCCGCTCTCGGGCTGGACCGGGGCCGCCTGGGCCTGGGCCTGCTCAGGCGGGGGTGAACTGGGCGGGGGCATCGCCGGTGGGGACGTCGTCGGTGGGGACATCGTGGTCGTGCCACCGCCCCCTTGCGCCGCCATCTCGGCCCATGCTTGTTCTTCGTCGGCCATCGTGACCTACCCGTGCTGCTCTGCCCAGGCCCGGCGGAACCCGCTCGAGCCCGGCTGCGTACCGGCTGCTTCCTCGTCGTCGTCGACATCCTGCAGTTGCAGGGTCATCTTGGCGATCCGAGGGTCGACGATCATGTCCTCGGGCTCGAGGCCCCAGGCCAGGAGCTGCTTGGCCGCCTGGTCGATGGCCATGACGTCGTTGAGGATGATGCCCACGTACTTGGGGACGGGCTCGACCTGCTTGCAGATGGACTTCACGCCCACGATCACCGTGCCCAGGGTGAAGGTGACCCGGTTGAGGGTCCAGGCGACGGCGATCAGGTAGAGGGCGATGATCGCCACCGCTACCGCGATCCCGATGAAGAGGACGATCGACGCTACAGACAACCTGAGTTCCCCCTTGTTCCCATGACCTGAGTTCTCATGACTTGCTTGTGATGCCGGACGACGGCGCCGGGCCGGTCAGTCCTCCTCGACGGGCAGGAGGCGGGCCAAGGCGAGGCCGTAGCGCGTGACGTTGAGCCGGGCCGTGCCCGACAGCTCGCACGTGCGGATCAGGTTGGGCACGCAGTCGAGCGTGCCCGTCAGGAGCACGCCGTGCTCCAAGATGTCCTGAACGTAGGCGTCGATCTCCTTGATGGGCCGCCAGACCTTGTTGAGGAAGTACACAACGGCCGGGGCCACGACCCCGATGAGCAGGATGTTTCCGATCCACCACCAGACCACGCGTCGGCTCCTAGAGAGAGAACGGTCGGTTCCAAAACTGACGTGGCGATAGTAGGCCACCAAACGGGCATGGCGATAGTGTCACAGACATCTAGTTGTTGCTTAATATGCGACGTCGCTTTATGCCTATGACTTCTATCTGTTCAGCACACTTAGATGTGCCGGAGCAGAAAAGGGTCAGCGCGACAGGATGATCTTGTCGCAGACCGAGCAGTAGAAGTCGGTCGTGGTGAGCGCCTCGCGCCACTCCGCGGGCAGCCACTGGATGCTCTTGCAGCTCCGGCAGAAGATCTTGCCGGTGTGCACGGCCTCGCCCGCCCCCGCCATTATCGAAGGGCCGTTGCGCACCTTGGGCTTGGGGCGGGACCGGGCCTGGCCGTTGACCATGGCCCGCTCGCGGGCCTCGCGCTCCTGCTTGGCCTTGGCCTCGGCCCGCGCCCGCTCGCGCACCACGTCCTGCCAGGCCGGTTGCGCCCGGGCCCGGGCCATGCGCTCGGCCGCCGCCCGCTCGTCGGCCACGATGTTGTAGGTGACCTCGTCCTTGCGGCCCCGCTTGGCCAGGTCGTAGGCCTTGTTGAGCTGGGCCATCCGGCGCTGGGCCTCGTCCTTGACCGGGTCGGGAGCGTCGACGAACCGGTCGGGGTGGAAGATGTAGGCCAGCGTGCGGTACGCGGTGGTGATCTCGGCGCGGGTGGCCCGCTGGGGGACCCCAAGGACCTCCCAGGGCTTCATCGGGCGGCCCCCTCAGGACCGCTACCCACCTCGGACGACTGCTCGGTGACGCGCAACTCCCTGTCCTCCACTCAAACCCTGCACCGCCCCGGCAGGACCACTAGAACCTATCCGTCGCCGGCACCGCACCGAGATGCCCCCCGTCCCGCCCGCCGCGGCCCGTCAGCGAGGGGCCGGAGCCTCGATGGGGCACAGGCAACCTTCGATGTACATGTCGCAGCCGCTGCACGTGATCCGGCCGTGCTTTGCGTCGATGTAGACCCCACGGTTGCACATGGCGCACCGGCTCTGAGAGATGATGCCATCAGCTTGGGTCTTCTCCATGGCGCCAGTATCTCACCGTCGCGGCGAGCCGTCCCAGCGAAGCCCCGGGTGTGGGCCCGGGGGGACCTGGGAACACCCCAGCTATGAACGAGTCACTGGTCCTCTACCTGCTGGGTCTGGCGCTGTTCGGCCTCATCGTGGGGGCCATCGCCCGCCTCCTGGTCCCCGGCCCGAGCCCCATGGGCCTGCTGGGGACGATGGCCGCGGGCGTGGCCGGTGCCTTCCTCGGAGGGTTCGTGGGCAAGCTCCTGTGGGGCGAGGGCTACACGCCGGGCTGGATCATGTCGGTCCTGGGCGCCATGGTCGTCGTCTGGGCCCTCACCCGCCGCCGGGTCTACGGCTGATCCCTGCCCGCCCTGGCCGGGGGGGCCGTAGCCTGGCTCCGTGGCTTCGCTCGACCGGTTCTCGCCCGTGGCCCGGGCGTGGTTCGAGGCGACGTTCGAGGCCCCCACCCCGGCCCAGGAGCAGGGCTGGGACGCCATCAGCCGGGGTGAGCACACCCTGGTGCTGGCGCCCACCGGCTCGGGCAAGACCCTGGCCGCCTTCCTGTGGGCCCTTGACCGGCTGGCCACGACGGCGGGCACCGCCGGGCGCTGCCGGGTGCTGTACATCTCCCCGCTCAAGGCCCTGACCTACGACGTTGAGCGCAACCTGCGGGCCCCGCTGGCGGGCATGGCCGTCGAAGCCGGCCGTAGGGGGCTGGCCGTGCCGGCCGTGAAGGTGGCCACCCGCACCGGTGACACACCGGCGGCCGACCGGCGCGACATCGCCCGCCACCCGCCCGACATCCTCATCACCACGCCCGAGTCGTTGTACCTCATGCTCACGTCCGCGGCCCGCGAGGTGCTGGCCGGGGTCGAGCACGTGATCGTCGACGAGATCCATTCGGTGGCCGGGACCAAGCGGGGTGCCCACCTGGCCCTGTCCCTGGAACGGCTGGAGCGCCTCGTCTCCCTGGCCGCCCACCCCGCCCCCCAGCGCATCGGCCTGTCGGCCACCCAGCGCCCCCTGGACGAGATCGCCCGCTTCCTGGGGGGCCGCGATGGCACCGGTACCCGGCGGCCGGTCACCGTGGTCGACGCCGGGGCCCGCAAGACCCTCGACCTGCGGGTCATCGTGCCCGTCGAGGACATGGCCGAGCTGGGCCGGCCCGTGGGCACAGGCGAGCTGGGCCGGCCCGTGGGCACCGGCGGAACGGGCGGAACCGGCGGTGGCGGCCACGAGGCCCTGCTGTCGGGGCCGGCGGCCGGCGACCCCGAAGTGCGCCACTCCTTCTGGCCGGCCGTTCACCCCGTGCTGTTGGAGCTGATCCGGTCCCACCGCTCGACGCTGGTCTTCGTCAACTCCCGGCGGCTGGCCGAACGGCTGGCCAACCGGCTCAACGAGCTGGCCGGAGAAGACCTCGTGCGGGCGCACCACGGGTCGGTGGCACGCGAGCAACGGCTGGAGATCGAGGACGCCCTCAAGGCGGGCAAGCTGCCGGCCCTGGTGGCCACCAGCTCCCTGGAGCTGGGCATCGACATGGGTGCCATCGACCTGGTCGTGCAGGTGGAGTCGCCCACCTCGGTGGCCAGCGGGCTCCAGCGGGTGGGCCGGGCCGGCCACCAGGTGGGCCAGGCGTCCCGGGGCCGCATCTTCCCCAAGTTCCGGGGCGACCTGGTCGAGGCGGCCGTGGTCGTCCAGCGCATGAAGGCCGGGCTCATCGAGCAGACCCGGGTGCCCCGCAACCCCGTGGACGTGCTGGCCCAGCAGATCGTGGCCATGGTGGCCATGGACGACATGACCGTCGACGAGGTGGCCGCGGTGGTGGCCGGGGCCGAACCGTTCGCCGAGTGCACCCGCCCCGTGCTCGAGGGGGTCCTCGACATGCTGGCCGGCCGCTACCCGTCGGACGAGTTCGCCGAGCTGAGGCCCCGCCTCGTATGGGACCGGGTCGAAGGCACGCTGCGGGCCCGCCGGGGGGCGCGGATGCTGGCCGTGGTCTCGGGCGGCACGATCCCCGACCGGGGCCTGTTCGGGGTGTTCACGGCGGCCGCCGCCGGGAGCGGGGGCTCGGCCCTGGGCCGCGTGGGCGAGGTCGACGAGGAGTTCGTCTACGAGAGCCGGCCCGGGGAGACGTTCGTCCTGGGGGCGACCACGTGGCGCATCGAGGACATCACCCGCGACCGGGTGGTGGTGACCCCGGCCCCGGGCGAACCCGGCAAGATGCCCTTCTGGCACGGGGACCGGGTGGGGCGGCCGGCCGAGCTGGGGCGGGCCATCGGGGCCTTCCTGGGCGAGGTGGGCACGTGGACCGACGAACGGCTGGCCGAGGAGTGCTCGCTCGACCCCCTGGCCGTGCGCAACCTGCGCTCCTACCTGGCCGACGAGGTGGCCGTCACCGGCGCCCTGCCCACCGACCGCCAGATCGTGGTGGAGCGTTTCCGGGACGAGCTCGGCGACTGGCGGGTGTGCGTGCTGTCACCGCTGGGCGGGCGCGTCCACGCCCCGTGGGCGCTGGCCGTGGAAGCCAAGGTCCGCTCCCGGTTGGGCGTCGAGGTCCAGACGATGTGGAGCGACGACGGCCTGGTGGTCCGCCTCCCGGAGGCCGACGAGGCCCCGCCGGTGGAGTCGGTCCTGCTCGACCCCGAGGAGGTCGAGGAGCTCGTGGTGGCCGAGCTGGCGGGCTCGGCCCTGTTCGCCACCCGCTTCCGGGAGAACGCCGCCCGCGCCCTGCTGCTGCCCCGGCGCCGACCGGGCTCCCGCACGCCCCTGTGGCAGCAGCGCCAGCGGGCCGCCGACCTGCTGGCCGTGGCCTCGCGCCACGGGACGTTCCCCATCCTGCTCGAGACCTACCGCGAGTGCCTGCGGGACGTGTTCGACCTGCCCGCCCTGGTCGAGCTCATGGGGTCGGTCCGCCAGCGCACCACCCGGGTCGTCTCGGTCGACACCCTGCGTCCGTCCCCCTTCGCCCAGTCGCTGGCCTTCGCCTACGTGGCTTCGTTCCTCTACGAAGGCGACGCCCCCATCGCCGAGCGCCGGGCCCAGGCCCTCACCCTCGACCGGGGCCTGCTGGCCGAGCTGCTGGGCTCGGAGGACCTGCGGGAGCTGATCTCCCCCGAAGCCCTGGCCGGGCTGGAGGCCGACCTCCAGCACATCGACGAGGACCGGTGGGCGGCCGACGCCGACGCGGCCCACGACCTGCTGCGCCGCCTCGGCGACCTCACGCCGGGCGAGCTCCGGGCCCGGTCGGTGGCCGACTTCGCACCCGCCCTGGTGGCCGAGCGGCGGGCCGCCGAGGTCCGCATCGCGGGCGAGGCCCGCCTCATCGCCGCCGAAGACGCCGGCCGCTATCGCGACGGCCTGGGCGTCCAGCCCCCGGCCGGGCTGCCCGACGCCTTCCTCGTACCCGTCGAGGACCCCCTGGGCACGCTCCTGGCCCGCTGGGCCCGGGGCCGGGGCCCGTTCGTGACGGCCGAACCGGCGGCCCGCTATGGCCTGCCGGCGGCCGCCGTCGAACCCGTCCTGCGGGAACGGGCCGACCGCGGCTTGCTCCTGCGGGGGGAGTTCCGGCCCGGCGGCACGGCCCGGGAGTGGTGCGACCCCGAAGTGCTGCGGCGGCTGCGCCAGCGCTCGCTGGCCGCCCTGCGCCGGGAGGTGGAGCCCGTCGAGGCCGAGGCCCTGGCCCGGTTCCTGCCTTCCTGGCACGGCGTCGGCAGCCAGGCGCGCGGCCTCGACCGCCTCGTCGAGGTGGTGGCCCAGCTCCAGGGGGTGGCCATCCCCGCGTCGGTGCTCGAACGCGACGTGCTGGCCTCCCGGGTGCACGACTACTCCCCCCGGTGGCTCGACGAACTGGCGGCCGCCGGCCAGGTCGTGTGGCTGGGGGCGGGACCGCTGGGGCGCGACGACGGCAAGGTGATCGTGCTGCTGCGGGACGAGGCCGCCGCCCTGCGCCCACCGCTGCCGGCCGACGAGGACCGGCCCGCGGGCCCCGAGCACGACCGGCTCCGGGCGGTCTTGGCCCGCCGCGGAGCCTGCTTCTTCGGCGACCTGCGGGGAACCGACGAGCGCCAGACCCTCGACGCCCTGTGGGACCTGGTGTGGGCCGGCGAGGTGACCAACGACTCGTTCGCCGCCCTGCGGGCGTTCACCGGCTCGGGCGGCCGGCACGGGGGTGGGAGCGGGGCCCGCGGGGCGGGGGCCCGGCGGGGGCGCCCCAACCTCGGGTCGCTCACCGTGCTCGGCCCCCCCACCGCTCAGGGCCGGTGGTCGCTGGTCGACGCCGACCTGGGCGCCTGGTCGGGGGGGTCAGCCTCCGACGGCGGGAGCGGGGTGTCGGCCACCGAGCGCAGCCGGGCGCTGGCCGCTGTCCTGCTCGAACGCCACGGCGTGCTCACCCGCGAAGCCGTCCGGGGCGAGGGCCACGCGGGCGGGTACGCGTCCGTCTACTCCGTTCTGCGGGCCTTGGAGGAGGCCGGCCGGGCCCGCCGGGGCTACTTCGTGGCCGGTCTGGGCGGTGCCCAGTTCGCCCTGCCCGGGGCCGTCGACCGCCTGCGGGAGCGCCCCCCCTCGGGGCCCCCGGCGGCCGTCGTGCTGGCGGCCACCGACCCGGCCAACCCCTTCGGCGTCGCCCTCCCCTGGCCCGCCCCCGCCACCACCGACACCGCGGTGGCCGGTCCCGGTGACGGTCCGGCGGGTGCGGGCCGGCCCGTCGCCCGCCGGGTGGCCGGCGCCTACGTCGTGCTGATGGGTGGCCGGCCGTCGCTCTACCTGGAGCGCGGGGGCCGCTCGCTGGTCGCCTTGCGGGCCTTCGACGGCTCGTGGGAGCAGGCCGCGGTCGACGCCCTGGGCACGCTGGTGGAGGGTGGCCGGGCCAAGCGCCTGGCCCTCCAGCGCTTCGACCCGGCCCTCGAACCGGCACTGCGGGCCGCCGGCTTCGTGCCCTCGCCCAAGGGCCTGGTGCGCTACGGGTGACGGCCCTTGCCTGAGGGCGACACGATCTTCCGCAGTGCCGCCACCCTCCGGCGCTGGCTGGCGGGGCGGGCCGTCACCGAGGCCACGACCACTGTCGAGGGCTTCCCGGCAGCCCGGCTGGTTGGCCAGCGGGTCGAGGCCGTCGAGGCCCAGGGCAAGCACCTGCTGGTGCGCCTGGGCTCGGGGCAGGTGCTGCACACCCACATGAAGATGACCGGTTCGTGGCACGTCTACCGTTCCGGCGAACGCTGGCGGCGACCCCGCTCCGAGGCCCGCCTGACGGTGACGTGCGGCGACCGGGTGGCCGTCTGCTTCAACGCCCCCGTCGTCGAGCTCCTGCGGCCCGGCGCCGAACGGGTACATCGCGCCCTCGCCGGCCTCGGCCCCGACATCCTGGCCGTCCCCCTCGCCGTCGACGAGATCCGCGATCGGGCGCGGGCAGGCGCCCCGGGCGTAGCGCTGGGCGAGTTGCTCCTCGACCAGACGGTCGCCGCCGGGATCGGCAACATCTGGCGCTGCGAGTCGCTGTTCGCCGAGCGCCATAACCCGTGGACGCCCCAGGCCGCCTTGGACGACGACCAGCTCTGCTCGTTGTTCACGACGGCCGCCCGCCTCATGTCGGCCCAGCTCGGGCCGTTCACCGGCCGAGGCCTGGACCGGTGGGTCTACGGCCGGGCGGGCCGCCCCTGCCCCCGGTGCCGCGCCCCGGTCCTGGCCCGCCGCCAAGGCGAGATGGCCCGGGTCGCCTACTGGTGCCCCCGGTGCCAGCCCCTCGCCCCGGCTCCACAAGGTCCGGGGGCCGCGAGGGGCCCGAAGGGTTCGTAACAGCCGCCTTGGCCGCAGGGCCTCGGTGGCCGGACCCGACCGGCCCGGGGAGGCGGCCGAGGACCGCCTCCTATACTGCCCACCCGGAGCCCGGCCACCGCAACGGGGCAGGGGCGGCTCCGCACCGAGCCCGGTTGTGACGACGAGGGAGGTCGGGATGGCTGACACGACGAAGACGCGCAAGGTCGCCGACGCCATGACCACCGACGTCCTCACGGCGTCGCCGTCGGGCACGGTGGCCGAGACCTGCAAAGCCATGCTCACCCGCCCGGGCGGCAAGGTGGGGTCGGCCATCGTGGTCGACGACGACCGGGTCATCGGCATCTTCACCGAGCGCGACGTCGTGCGGGCCTCGGCCGCAGGAGCCGACCTGAGCATCGCCAAGGTGTCCGAGTGGATGACGGCCAGCCCCGACTCGGTCAGCCCGGCCACCGACCTCAACGACGCCTACGTGTCGCTCGTCCAGCACGGCTACCGCCACTTCCCGGTCACCGAGGACGGCAAGCTGGCGGGAGTCATCTCCATGCGGGACATGTTGGGCATGGCCTTCGTCCGCCCGGTGAAGCACCCCAGCCTCATCGAAGCCCCCAAGGGCCTCGAGGGGGTGGTGGTGGCCGAGACCGAGGTGGGCGACGTGCGGGGCCAGGAGGGCTTCTACCACTACCGGCAGTACAACGCCACCGAGCTGGCCCGCAAGCGCACGCTCGAAGACGTGTGGTACCTGCTCTACAACGGGCACCTCCCCACGAAGCTGGAGCGCGGCGACTTCATGGAGGAGATCAAGGAGCTCCGCAAGATCCCCCCCAGCGTCAAGAAGCTGCTGCCCGATATCGCCCGGGCGGGCGAGACCTTCGTGCCCCTCGACGCCCTGCGCACGGCGTGCTCGACGCTGGCCTACGCCCTCGACTTCAAGTCGTGGATGGACATCGACCAGGCCACGTTGCGCCACAACGCCATGCAGACCAGCGCGGTCATGCCCACCCTCATCATGGCCCTCTACCGCCTGCAGAACGGCCTGGAGCCGATCGAGCCCAACCCCTACCTGCCCTACGCGGCCAACTACCTCTACATGCTCACCGGCAAGGTCCCCGAGCCCGAGCACGCCCGCGCCATCGAGCAGTACCTGATCCTCACCACCGACCACGGCTTCAACGCCTCCACGTTCACCGCCCGGGTCATCACCTCGACGGGTGCCGACCTGGGGGCGGCCGTAGTCGGGGCCATCGGGGCCCTGTCGGGCCCGCTCCACGGCGGGGCGCCCAGCCGCGCCCTCGACATGCTCGATGCCATCGGCACCCCCGAGAACGCCGACCCGTGGATCCGCAACGCCATCGAGAAGGGCGAGAAGATCATGGGCTTCGGCCACCGGGTCTACAAGACCGACGACCCTCGCTCCCTGCTGCTGCGGGAGGTGGCCGTACGCCTGGGCGGCGACAAGTCCGAGTTCGCCACCAAGAT
This region includes:
- a CDS encoding citrate synthase; its protein translation is MADTTKTRKVADAMTTDVLTASPSGTVAETCKAMLTRPGGKVGSAIVVDDDRVIGIFTERDVVRASAAGADLSIAKVSEWMTASPDSVSPATDLNDAYVSLVQHGYRHFPVTEDGKLAGVISMRDMLGMAFVRPVKHPSLIEAPKGLEGVVVAETEVGDVRGQEGFYHYRQYNATELARKRTLEDVWYLLYNGHLPTKLERGDFMEEIKELRKIPPSVKKLLPDIARAGETFVPLDALRTACSTLAYALDFKSWMDIDQATLRHNAMQTSAVMPTLIMALYRLQNGLEPIEPNPYLPYAANYLYMLTGKVPEPEHARAIEQYLILTTDHGFNASTFTARVITSTGADLGAAVVGAIGALSGPLHGGAPSRALDMLDAIGTPENADPWIRNAIEKGEKIMGFGHRVYKTDDPRSLLLREVAVRLGGDKSEFATKIERTVVDILAELKPGRHLYANVEFYAGVVMDRVGLPPDLFTPTFTSSRVIGWTAHILEQAADNRLIRPSAHYAGPPPPVPVPDLEDA